One Mycobacterium paraseoulense genomic window, CGTGGTGGCCCGCATCTCGTTGAACATGCTGCGCGACCGCCGCACGCGCGGCCGGACCGTGGCCCTGCCGGATCCGATCGTGGAGGCCGAGGACGAGTTCGACCCCGAACACCGGGCGATGCTGGCCGACTCGGTCGGGCTGGCGTTGTTCGTGGTGCTGGACACGCTGCCGCCGGAGCAGCGCCTGGCGTTTGTCCTGCACGACGTGTTCGCCGTGCCGTTCGATCAGATCGCGCCCATCGTCGGCCGGACGCCGGAGGCGACCCGCAAGCTGGCCAGCCGCGCACGCCGGCGCATCGAAGAGGCCGACCCGGCTCCCGACGGTGACATGGTCGCCCAGCGGGAGGCGGTGGACGCCTTCTTCGCGGCGGGCCGAAGCGGCGACTTCGACCGCCTGGTAGCGGTGCTCCACCCCGACGTGGTGTTGCGCGGCGACTTCGGGCCCGGCACCACAGGTTTCCGCACCGAGGGCGCGTCCGCCGTGGCGAAGCTGGCCCGCGGCTACGCGGGCCCGGATCGCCAGGTGCGCGCCGCGACCGTCAACGGCGCGGCGGGGGCGGTGATCTTTGCCGCCGGCCGCGCGACAGCGATCATGGGCTTCGTCGTGCGCGACGGCCTGATCGCCTCGATCGACGT contains:
- a CDS encoding sigma-70 family RNA polymerase sigma factor, whose amino-acid sequence is MRVDASVAARFEAARPQLGAIAYRMLGSIDDAQDAVQEAWLRLSGTGSDGIANLDAWLTTVVARISLNMLRDRRTRGRTVALPDPIVEAEDEFDPEHRAMLADSVGLALFVVLDTLPPEQRLAFVLHDVFAVPFDQIAPIVGRTPEATRKLASRARRRIEEADPAPDGDMVAQREAVDAFFAAGRSGDFDRLVAVLHPDVVLRGDFGPGTTGFRTEGASAVAKLARGYAGPDRQVRAATVNGAAGAVIFAAGRATAIMGFVVRDGLIASIDVLADPVRVARAARSGPREPRADH